Within Spinacia oleracea cultivar Varoflay chromosome 4, BTI_SOV_V1, whole genome shotgun sequence, the genomic segment TCAAATCCCCCTCACACCTCCTTTTCCTCGGAAAAGTTTAATGTACCTGCAAGTTATACCTATTGTATACTCAAGTTCTATATGATGTATCTGCAACTCATAAATGATGTATTTGCAATATTAAGATCACAAACATGCCAATGAAAGACAAACATGAAATTTCCTTACTATTGACTATTGCTTAACAGAGTTACATGAACTGAAACGCTAATCTATCCAAAAATTAGCATATTCTACGACAAATACAATGTaaacaattaaaacataatttacgGAAATCTACTACGAAATTACCTGATTTCAATCTTGTGTTTTGATGGGTAAGAGTAATGTTGCTACTTCTCCAATTGAATGCTTTCAATTTTTGATTACTGTAAGACAATTGAGAGATGAGATAGAATATATTCTTCAACTTCAATCACCGATTCGAAACAAATTAGGGTTCAAAATTATCTCGTTACAAATTTCGCAATTGAAGAAGCACAATTTTGAAGCTTTTTAGGGTTCGAATTAACGATAATTGAATGAAaaagctgaaggaaataatgcccttggtccaagtatgcattcaatgataagtctaataaatgcggttcagtattaattaacaagttaataattcagtgagatcaagtgagctgaatgcctagctagaggccgcttcagttcaagtggaattaatgatattaatccacagcttactcttgactgaacccgtagggtcacacaaatagtacgtaaacggatcaagtatttaatggcattaaatactccaactatggatattcggaatcgacggatcttggtttcagtgggagctgagatcgtcacaggcaagaaatgaatactccggaaacgatgatattgccggaaacggaaatatggatcatatcggaaatataaatattatccaagtcgtagatgttaccggaaacggaaacatggtacgtatcggaaaatattatcggaaatggaaatattgccggaatcggaaatattgccggaaacggaaatatcacTACTAGAAAAGGGGATTTTAACGACAAACTTTTTCGTTGTTATAAGTCGAAAAAGTCGTCGTTAAAACTTTTAACGACAAACAAAGTTCGTCGTGATTTTTGTCGTAATAGCTTCCGACGTTATTAGTATTAACGTCAACGTTCGTCGTGAATTTTACACGACGAAATtattgttcgtcgttatttattaacgacaaaaaggttgttgatcgtcgttatttattaacgacaaaaaggttgttcgtcgttatttattaacgacaaaaaggTTGTTCGTCGTTATTACGTATTCAATGACGTCAAACAAAGAGCAAATAACGACCAACATAGTTGACGTAAAAAGAGAATCAAATTGacacaataattttaattatcgtCCAACAACGACAAAATATTTCGTCGTTAATGTGACTAAAATAAATATAGTTTgtcgtaaatatgaaaaatatatataacctGCCATTCATTCAAAACCATAAAAAGTATATAGAATATTACactaaatttatattaattaacgtaatcAATTACAAAAGATTTATAATAAACAAATTCAATGTGAGTCAAAACAAACTAATAACGTCAAATATATAACTTGGTCCATACTAAGAATTAAATCTCAATGATTCCTTGTTCTTaaaaaaagtaagaaaatttGCACCAAATATCTAAAACTGATGTGTAGCAGCTTCGACCTATTCTTGCATTTCTGATCCTGCTTGTGAAGTTGGAATAGTAACATTAAGTTGCGACACCAATGCATCTTGAAACATTTTCATTCTAGACTCAACCAAGCTAACACGTTCCTTCATTTCATTGTTCTCGGCTTGTACTTCCTCCACGCGATTTGCAAGAACTTCATTATGTTTGTTGGCAGCATTCAATTTAGTTTGAAGCTCTACTCTACTGGGTTGTGGTCCCCTTACATCTTTAAGCTTTATTCCTCCTCCAAAACCTACAACCCGATCTCGAGATTTTGATTTAAAAACTTGTTGTACTACCTAGCAGAACACAAAGAAATTACATTAGTACATGAAGAATACATTTGCACATGAAGATCTATTATTGGTATTTCGAGACAAGAAGTAGATAATAAGGCCTGATCACAATTGAAAAGGTAGTACTAAAGGATGCACCATTCAAGGAAATACCCTGCCCAGATAAGGTAAGCAAAGACCCTGAAATTATTTAGTACAGAAAAACTCAGACTAGTCACTCGCTAAAACTGCCTAAACGTACCATACACAAACACCAAAAGAGAATTAGAGGAGAGTAGTAGGCCTAGTAAGAGTTGGTAATGCCATTCAGAATTGCACCCCAACTAAGCAGTGAGAATCGTTGGTTCAACAAAGCGGGACAGACTGAAAGAAGAAAGCGAGGGTGACGAAGACAAAGAAACAACTCACAATCTAATGAACACAAAAATGCAAGACAAACAAGTCCATGAATGATCACACAAACAAAACTTGGGTGATGAAGAGCTAGGCAACGGTTAAACAATAAACATCACTATTAAAACCTAAAGTCGTCGTTTAATCAGACCAGTTCATTTTCATATGTTCCACATCCACCAGAGTTGAGTTAGACCAAAACCAAAAAATGTATGAATATCCAGGACATGAAAAAGAGACTGGGATATGGTCAAGTTTTTGACACAGACAGATAGTCTTTAGGAGACGAAGCAAAACTAAACGTCCTGTTTGTTATGCTAAAAAAAATCTTGAGGAGTATCATTATATTGAATATCAACCACAACACAAGACACCAAGAAATACGTCAACAATCATTTCTCTATTATGATCCTAGCAAAACCAGCCAAAATCAGAAACATGTAGATCAATCATGGCAATAATTAACTTCTTTGTAATGTAATAGCAAGTCCTTTTTCTCTCTGAAAATCTGTGTTATGTTATTAACCCGCAACTACAGAAACTAAAATATGGAATTCTTAGCTACTAAAAGTTCACGGGCGGCTATGAACATAATGGCCACATAGAGACAGAATAAATTTCAACCTACATTAGTTTTCATCTAGAACCCAGCATGCAACTATTATTAAAATTACAGTTCACAATTTCACATACAACTGAAACAAGAGGTAGTGCTTCCTATGTAGATCAAAAGTTACTACTACATGTAGATAAATCAACGAAAACATCAATATTAACAATGGAGAATTTCAGGATGATAATGATTTCAGGAATCCTTAAATAATTATGTCCAGTCAACAAGTCTCATGTACAAAAAGGTGTATCATTTGCAATACatggaataatattataatgtTTTCCCCTCTAATTCCCAGCAGAAAGATAAGATGCAAATCACTCATCTGAACTGTCCCACCAATACAAACTCTCAATTACTTTGCCATACAATAAACAAAGAAATTGGAATTCCAATTTAGAGCTGACCTTGAATGAGCTGACCTTGAATGAGCTAAAAGAACACAAACAACCTGAATTACTTTGCCTCGGTATAGAGTTAAAGGGCAAGGGCGAGGGACAAACGATCAACTGTGTAGAATATCCTTATAAACAAAAAACCACTCTGACGGAGCTAGGTGAGAGCAGAACCAAACATGAAAGACTAAACTCTATGAATAGTTACCAGTATTACATAATCAATATTCATGTAGTTATTTGAGGTCTTCAATAAGTTACCAGAATATACACCAACACATAGAACAATATCTTGTAGTGACAATTGAATTAAATATTGATGATTCCTAACAAACAAATACTATACAGTGGCAAATAATCATATCACTTGAAGATAACACTATACTAACTACTTATCATTTCAGTATTTTTTGCAGGATGATCTTATAAAATTCTCAAACTCAAAACTGAATGGATGAGAAATGACAGATGAAGAGTATTTACCTCGACTTGAGAAAGTGATGGATCCTTTGCCATTGTTTCCCGAAGTTCTTCCTATAACATAGCAAAAACAAGATCATTAACATTAACTAAAAAAAACGGGCCAACAAAAATAAAGCATTCAACAGACATACATATTTTTGCGTTGTCTCCGCATTTGGAAGCTGAGTTCCTTTCTTTCGAGTGGAGTAGAATACATCAACCAAACTCGGCTTCTTCCCATTATTTCCTCCCTTACATAACAAAGAAAATAATCAGTTGTCATGTGAATTTAATTCCAAACTTCCTGAACCTATGAAATTAGGTATTAATAATCATTCTTTCTCACCAAATCATCCCAAATGACTTGCCTAAAAGGCTTGCTCCCAGTTCGAGGCATTAACTCTTTAAGATACTGAGCCCGATTATTAGAGTTCCTGGCACTTCTTTCCtgaaattcgaaaaaattaaatttcggAACACATTATAAAGGAAAAGGGATTATAGTTAAGTGATTTTACCTTAAATTCTCGCTTTGAAAAAATCTCCTTAATAAGCCACTGCCACTCACTCTTATTAAGCCCATCAGGTGGAGAAGCGTTGTATGCAGCTTTTAAGGTGAGTTtcttatgaatgattttataccTTAACAAGTCTGACCTCCATTTTCTCCACAACTCCTTCATATGGTCCAAAACATGCTCCTTGTAGGCCTCCATATTTTCATTAGTAAAGGAATCCTGGAATCaagtaaaagaaaaacaaatcaaagagTGAAATGTCAGACTAAAAATGGAAACCCCAATAACATAACCAAATCCATAAAAATCATGTTACCGTGACTGCTGCCCACatgtgttctttttctttgtctcCAATATCTGCCCATTTGTGCACTTTGACCGGACACATGTTAGTATTTCGTACTATAATACCAAGATGTTTGGCAAACACATTGTGATTATCCCCTACTGCCCGATTGTTAAAGAATTGAATTTGCAGCTTCTCATTAGGTTTCAGTTTAGCAATCTTTTTACACTTGTTTCTTCCCCTCCTTTTTTCATTATCAGCTTTCTTCTTTGTAGTAGATTGACCACCACCTTCAACcaaacaatttaaaaacataaaatgattaacataaaaaaaagaataattcAAAGGCATAAATCGGATGTTAAATTATTACCATTTGCATCCTCTTGAATAGTGTTGGTCGGAGATATCTCCATTTCATTATCATTGACATTGTCATGAATGTTCTCACGAGGTTCATCACCATGATCATTATCATTGACATCCTCATGAATTCTCGTATCAAACTCATCACCATGTTCATTATCATTGGCAACCTCATTCTCAGCCTCGTTCTCAACCTCGTTCTCAGCCTCGTTCTCATCAGAAGCATATTCTACAAAGTCTCTTTCGAATTGTATATATTCATCTAAATAATGACTTTCTGCATTAGGACCATAACAACGACGACTGGAAACCATTAAGGGATCAACAAAAGATATATCATTTTTGTTTAATATGACAGAATCAGTGCGAGCTTGAGAATGAGCAAGATGGCGTTTCTTTGATGGTAAAAAATTGTTAGCAGGATGACTAGGGAGGTTACTCTCCTTTCCAATGGAGGCATTGGTTTCAGCATTTGTTTTGGAAGAATACAAATCAGCTAACCTCTTACCACGACCCCTTGCCAGCATAAGAGGTGGTACGTACTCGCGTTTAGATCTTACCATAGAAGATTGTTGTGCAGACCCATTGGGAAGAACCATTTTCTCCTGCATTGTTCATTGGTCAAAGTCAAGTCATACTATACAACCAAATAACTAAAACccacaaaattgaaaataaaaaactaacaaaaccatCAAAGTTAACcaaagtcaactttggtcaaaATCTAATTTGTACAACcagaaaaacaacaacaaatcaaagcAGACACTAAGCAAAACCAGAATGTCAGACATTAAATGTGCTAGCTGACGACTGAACCCTAACACTTTACACTCAGCTGGCACAACACAATAGTCATCACAGAATCGGATCATGCTTAACCTTCTAATCTTCGATGCATACTGCTGATGTGCAACTTACGAGAAAATGAGGCTTCTATACTGTAATTACATGGAACAATAAAGCTTCTGATAAGAACATCCTCTTCTGTCTGGCTTTTTGttcttcaaatttttttttttccaattgaaTATGAATCGTGAGTTTAGGGTTAGGTTTTAGGAAGGAGATGATTGAAGAAAATTGAGGAAAGGAAGGGTTTCAAAGATTTTCAGAAAATTGCGCGTTATTGACTCTGAGAATTAAGTGAAAAATTTATTTGCCGCTTCACCTAAATAAATCGCGCTGTGCTGGAGTATATTAACGACGActtgttttttcctttttttttttaattatttacttgTTCATATTAACGACAGACTCATTAAATTTGTTATTCTTAGTTTTAACCAATTACTTCGAACAATGGGGCTTGTCGTAGTAACATAGTGCAAATAGATTATTAACGACAAAAAATTCATTTCGTCGTtaataggttgtcgttaaaactGCGAATTCTTACAatatattgtctgaatcggaaatattatcggaatcggaaaataattccggaaacggaaatattaaatatttcgaaacggaaattaatttcggaatcggaaatgttaaatattgttcgtatcggaaatgaattccggaatcggaaaattaatcggaagcgcgtcgtacgaattagcatcggacgagcttgctagacgaaggcccagcacgaagccaggcccacgtccagcaagggaaacgcgcaccacaacacgccagcccaaggctgcgccaggcccaccgcaaggcaggcccagcgcgcgcccaaggctgcggcagtcgtgggctgcgatgctcgggctgtgcgcgcgcgcgcatggcgcccctcgtgggctgctgtgcgtgcgtgggtgtttgtgttcacatacgaaacctaaaacgtacaggattcgtttaatgattaaattcctaattttatttgataaattaattaaataagagttttattatgattctaatttaattaattcgtatcctaataggattccaattctctttccatacccctataaatatgtggcctgggttcacaatttataacaagattattcaagtattcaaagtgagtttttgagagaaaaattcagtcacataccttgcctaaaagtgccgaaattattagtaccttaagggcgattctagttggtcaatcttaaggcggatccggacgtgctgtggactatctacggagggacgacacttggagtcctaaagacttgttcttgttcggttcgggcgcagctagggaaggcacgcaacaaagagtatgcatctaaactatgctatatgattatgtgtaaataatatgtattcctggctaaatggtttttccgcatgatttatgaattgtcatatgtatcataacctaacagtgatatcacgagcctcttattattttcataatctaaattgcatgaacatggttaaatattacaaatttgcatgaattaaaaggggtgattaattttcgtaattgttaattaattgcaaattgcgtttatttaattatacgtacgcagtttttcggtagtttcttcgttactcatccaaatcgagtgatttttgtgttaattccgcatgtaaaaggcattctaaaattttgacaaaaagagtgtttttctgccgaacccagaattctcaaattcgaagcctaactatgacttttcgaaggttttagtttttcgaatgcaaaatttcgtaaatttaagatgttaaattaaatatttgcgattcttgttgataaatcttgaatttttgattgacctactgtatatgtttaacaagtttgaatgcctagccttgttaattatgcaatctaatttgtaattatgattaatttgttgaaaattagaataatttagaattaatttgattttcataattaattataatttaattagatacctatgattaaaaaccaccataaaaattgtaaatttatgagaaaattttaaatttttatgacctagacttgaatccatgttaatcggaaatcaattgaataataaattttcgatttttcgccctaaaattatgaaattaatattatttattaatttgtcattaattttaaatataaattttttaaattttatgcgattcgttcatataacttgcacgcacaaagcaatggacgctacgtgttacccttaaggggtgttgtatagtgcgggcgtgtgacgacgagcaagggagctcgtcgcccatgcggcacgaatgcaatgagcaaggccatggtgcaagagcacaaggcagcagccctgccttgtgtcgtgggctatgagcaatggacgaatgggcgagggcgaatgcaaggcacagcagtcgcgtgtgggcagcaagcgagctgcgccacaacgcgcactgcctcgcgcaagcgcgcgcagcgagcgcaagctcgcgtgccacgagtgctgcgcccagcgtcgatgcctcgcgcagcgagcgctggctcgcacaaagcaagcgctggcgagcgcgcgcagctagcgctggctcgcatcaagcgagcgctggcgagcgcgcgcagcgagcgctagctcgcatcaagcgagcgctggcgagcgaacgcagcgagcgatggctcgcgtgcatcgagcgctggcgcgcgcgcagcgagcaccagctcgcgcgatggcttgcgaaggatagcagcagcagctatgcgacgcagcgcatgggctgcgcgcacatatccagcgatggctgtgtgcgtgtggcccatgggcgtctgttgcgtagggtgtttgcgttgcgattagatcgttttgaaattttaatttgaaattttcagtttacgtaattttaattaattttaaaattagtaatttaaattattttcttggattttaattttgaatattgtaattataataaattttatttattctaattattttactaaaattaaaatcatgaattaatttaaatacgactgaaattaaattaaactttttggattcaattataaatttatatgagctttaaattttaattaaatttgtatgtttccggttagactagaaatacatttttatgtttaaaattagtaaagcatatgaatttattggtttaagtgggagcgcttttagtcataaactcttgattaggtctacaaatccttaaggttaaaacaacttgattagaattaataaggactgaataattggtagattattggtgcccttgattaattgctgcaaatgtttacgtgatgcataatgtgttttactaaccagctatgtgggccattcatgataatgaatgggtgaatggtatatattgtatatgtactattttgcaggttatgaagtgactagtatggcccaaataggatagaaaatatggtctgcgtaccattaatttgaatgtaattggtctaaagtaccaaagttgtttttcaattcaaatatggtctgcgtaccatcaaatagttgtaattagttttaattatagcttatcctatttgaagaaaatggtgcctcccacggagattttcaagacggactttgaagttaaagcttcaagatgaagtcgggccatactagatcacatttatcttatgcatgctttaagttatttattgctttaaatatgtcttaattatgcatgagatcgcggcttgattatgttgcatgattaaggattttagttcacttaaaatctaaccaacatagtaagagccttaagttccaaacttaaaaattgagttataaggtgccatgccaaaatatacacttgcttggatatcctttacatcaatctagtaatagttttcgctcagcgaggtgttacttattggtcctaaaggggcaaggtacacaaataattgtgagtacatgttagttttggtgaaactcaacgatataagtaaggagtccttttatgtcgtggaaaaatcgataggtttacctaataagttcttagacgtacctatcaaccaagaatagtttctagactattagcaaaaggcttttgcttacctaaaatgttttagaattgagtcgacaaactgtgcttaatttttcaatggttttagggtcttggaatcattttattcacacctgccggaacaataaaatcgaataaaatgctaataacttgtttgaattgcatggttgctttaatttcaagttattattcatgataaatgtttagactttgcatgcttcaatgtatgttttaattattgtttataattaaatatcttgcactgtaataaatccttttagaaaggtaacagtaaatttcctcgattggtagtgaatccaagaacgattcacggaaaagagagaaagtgagcaatttaaaatgtacgtttcttatatcgacttttatggttgttttcgaatatcaaaatcgaatggcaaaccaattggtgcttgtgaattcaaaatacaatgtagttttgagatcataaagcattgagtttaaacgctcagccttaccaatggttaacaacctaatatctttgtccatttatttctcgaatgagtctagtccctagacattcgaatagatcgatacttagagaactttagaagcttctggtaagatcatctagttgaaacaaaatattcaacataaattaaaatgaaaagaaccttgttggtgacattggacatgtctaacaaagtataaaagtcaacactatagaattcaattcttaagactataagaaagggtacaagaaataggaaaacaaggaacaaatgaaaggaatttacgattccgtttctacctataaatttatgtttaaagagaagtgacctagcaatcaaacttccttggtatcatataccgcttgaggtgattacttcggtaataactcaaacaatggaagctaggatacactaatgacctacaagtgggaaatgaagcatggcaatgctacattagttgtagggtcatctagtttgttttaagtcctttcaaaggctggaactaaatggctattttgttccataatcagcatacctaaatttctgcttcaaacacagaaagactcacattcagaagaacaaaaacaatgcttgtttgtttgtttatttgaatgaaatggtcatttacggaatgagtcaatatgcttgattaaaacaaacaactctttaaagaactttactaggttcaaatcaaccccttgatttgagttccactaatctttggcattattgcttagaccatatcaacaagttaacattcaaaagctctattttaatggactttttgaaagttggttgatttctagatcaacttaagacaagctagtcttacttgttgaaagtaacaaaagatatgaactgttgttagaacgcctagacgatagagttcaaagctaaagaaagattttatgactttattatttcacatggatttgagtgaatataggtttattgactcaaatgtgatataagttgaatctgtttggctagttcaaagattcagaagtataaaatccacttggcaagaaatcataaagatctagattagatcatgttgatgattacttgagaccaaatatgatcatcaatgattgtgtgttgtaatttcacaatctaggtccataagatatggcatatcgtagttggaataatcgaagtcaattagtacttgattcgatcaatgatgaatcataaagacttttcctataatttctaaaacaaaatgctcaactaccaccaaactaaaccaaattcgtcaaagctattgaaaagtaatttcagga encodes:
- the LOC110779135 gene encoding uncharacterized protein — protein: MQEKMVLPNGSAQQSSMVRSKREYVPPLMLARGRGKRLADLYSSKTNAETNASIGKESNLPSHPANNFLPSKKRHLAHSQARTDSVILNKNDISFVDPLMVSSRRCYGPNAESHYLDEYIQFERDFVEYASDENEAENEVENEAENEVANDNEHGDEFDTRIHEDVNDNDHGDEPRENIHDNVNDNEMEISPTNTIQEDANGGGQSTTKKKADNEKRRGRNKCKKIAKLKPNEKLQIQFFNNRAVGDNHNVFAKHLGIIVRNTNMCPVKVHKWADIGDKEKEHMWAAVTDSFTNENMEAYKEHVLDHMKELWRKWRSDLLRYKIIHKKLTLKAAYNASPPDGLNKSEWQWLIKEIFSKREFKERSARNSNNRAQYLKELMPRTGSKPFRQVIWDDLGGNNGKKPSLVDVFYSTRKKGTQLPNAETTQKYEELRETMAKDPSLSQVEVVQQVFKSKSRDRVVGFGGGIKLKDVRGPQPSRVELQTKLNAANKHNEVLANRVEEVQAENNEMKERVSLVESRMKMFQDALVSQLNVTIPTSQAGSEMQE